A region from the Alnus glutinosa chromosome 5, dhAlnGlut1.1, whole genome shotgun sequence genome encodes:
- the LOC133869123 gene encoding uncharacterized protein LOC133869123, with amino-acid sequence MTMFSSVNAGNRLPSPGRVGRGFSPSATAMAVGANHCDQYSSSDTEEFLDSSANSSQVSFAQSSTSSSTAIPSPARLPTFHASGQGVWCAVVSYDACCRLCLRSWAQDRCMEAPYFLNDECAILREAFGLRKVLLQSEEELLARPSPEPTSERASPKSGNNHLKCTSIAETVAYDFVLEVAMKVQDIKERNLLLHGQWKWLVTQFASFYGVSDSYTKLRYLSYVMDVATPTDDCLALVHDLLLPVLITKGMSGLSHLENRILAVIEDKVQQIIALVFENYKSLDESSPSGMLDVFKPATGMVAPALVSALKVYSLLHDISSPEAHLKLCRYFQTAVKKRSAGHLAETNELILRSNRSRLVDPVTLSASYHKMKSLICNIKNEIFTDIELQNQHLLPSLIDLPNISSAIYCGDLRNRLHAFLVACPPPSLSPPVAELVIAAADFQWDLACLNITNPVNVGVDAKELFQKHISIWIQETRRTLLGLCKSHKVRKWSGVKNQHSTNAFVEYMYDRLKGMMDEYEVIIFHWPEYTYHLEKAIADIEKAIVKALYRQYADVLTPLKGNPTSKIYGLKYVKKIAKRSGTYVVPDGLGIILNSMRRMLEILRPEIETKLISWSSCIPNYKNTTREGCFIEVNVMLRSYLDAVVEKLAENTRLRGETKLKKIVQNLREEDVLKSDVESRMQPLRDMLICTMDHLHTVVEPHVLMAICRSFWDRMGQEILSFSENRRKKNMSDKGLRFTVSILDDVFALEMKKLLGNALQETDLEPPPNIRELHSLLCFERYGMLG; translated from the exons ATGACGATGTTTTCAAGTGTTAATGCAGGCAATCGGCTGCCATCTCCGGGCAGAGTCGGTCGTGGGTTCTCGCCTTCAGCTACAGCTATGGCTGTGGGTGCCAATCATTGCGATCAGTACTCTAGCTCAGATACAGAAGAATTCTTGGATTCTTCGGCCAACAGCTCACAAGTTTCATTCGCGCAATCCTCCACAAGTTCTAGCACTGCAATTCCTTCTCCTGCTCGGCTCCCCACATTTCATGCAAGCGGGCAAGGTGTTTGGTGCGCTGTAGTTTCTTATGATGCGTGTTGTCGACTCTGCCTTCGCTCGTGGGCTCAGGATCGTTGCATGGAAGCTCCCTATTTCTTGAATGATGAATGTGCAATACTTCGAGAGGCATTCGG TTTGCGGAAAGTATTGTTACAGTCAGAAGAAGAACTACTGGCAAGACCATCTCCAGAGCCGACCAGTGAGAGAGCTTCTCCAAAATCTGGCAATAATCATCTCAAGTGTACTTCTATTGCAGAAACTGTGGCGTATGACTTTGTGCTAGAAGTTGCCATGAAAGTTCAAGACATTAAGGAGAGAAATTTGTTGCTACACGGCCAATGGAAGTGGCTAGTAACCCAGTTTGCATCCTTTTATGGAGTATCAGATTCATACACCAAATTAAGATACCTTTCCTATGTCATGGATGTGGCTACACCCACTGATGACTGTCTAGCCCTGGTGCATGATTTGCTACTGCCTGTATTAATCACGAAAGGCATGAGTGGTTTGAGCCATCTGGAGAATCGTATTCTAGCGGTGATTGAGGATAAAGTTCAGCAGATCATTGCATTGGTTTTTGAGAACTACAAGTCTCTGGATGAATCTTCACCATCAGGGATGTTGGATGTTTTCAAGCCAGCTACTGGGATGGTAGCTCCTGCTTTGGTGTCTGCCCTGAAGGTATACAGCCTTCTTCATGATATTTCAAGTCCTGAGGCTCACTTGAAATTATGCAGATATTTTCAGACTGCTGTCAAGAAGAGGTCAGCAGGGCACTTGGCAGAAACAAATGAGCTTATCTTGAGAAGTAACAGGAGCAGATTGGTGGATCCTGTGACTCTTTCAGCTTCTTATCACAAGATGAAATCTCTTATTTGCAATATCAAAAATGAAATTTTCACCGACATTGAACTCCAGAATCAGCACTTGCTTCCGAGTTTAATAGACCTTCCAAATATCTCTTCTGCCATTTATTGTGGGGATCTCCGCAACAGATTGCATGCTTTCCTTGTTGCATGTCCTCCTCCAAGCCTTTCACCTCCGGTTGCAGAACTTGTTATTGCTGCAGCAGACTTCCAGTGGGATCTTGCTTGCTTGAACATTACTAATCCTGTCAATGTTGGGGTCGATGCAAAAGAGCTGTTCCAGAAACACATAAGCATTTGGATTCAAGAGACGCGCCGCACTTTGCTTGGGTTGTGCAAATCACACAAGGTAAGAAAATGGTCAGGTGTCAAAAACCAGCACTCAACAAATGCTTTTGTTGAATATATGTACGATCGGCTGAAGGGGATGATGGATGAATATGAAGTCATCATTTTTCACTGGCCAGAATATACATATCATTTGGAGAAGGCTATAGCAGATATTGAAAAGGCAATTGTCAAAGCCTTGTACAGGCAGTATGCTGATGTTTTAACACCATTGAAGGGCAATCCGACATCCAAAATATATGGCCTCAAATATGTCAAGAAAATTGCCAAACGAAGTGGCACCTATGTTGTCCCAGATGGGTTGGGAATTATTTTGAATTCCATGAGAAGAATGCTGGAGATATTGAGGCCAGAAATAGAAACAAAGCTGATTTCCTGGAGTTCTTGCATACCCAATTACAAAAACACCACCAGAGAAGGTTGTTTCATTGAAGTAAATGTGATGCTCAGAAGTTACTTGGATGCAGTTGTGGAGAAACTTGCAGAGAATACGAGGCTGCGGggtgaaacaaaattgaagaaaattgttCAGAATTTAAGGGAAGAAGATGTGCTAAAATCTGATGTAGAAAGCAGAATGCAGCCACTGAGGGATATGCTAATATGCACAATGGATCACCTCCATACTGTCGTTGAACCTCATGTATTGATGGCAATATGCCGAAGTTTCTGGGACCGGATGGGACAGGAGATATTGAGTTTTTCAGAAAAtaggagaaagaagaacatgTCAGATAAAGGCTTGCGATTTACAGTTTCTATTTTGGATGATGTATTTGCCTTGGAGATGAAGAAATTGCTTGGGAATGCGCTGCAAGAGACAGATTTGGAGCCGCCGCCAAATATTAGGGAACTGCATTCCTTGCTCTGTTTTGAAAGATATGGCATGTTGGgataa
- the LOC133868325 gene encoding protein ALTERED PHOSPHATE STARVATION RESPONSE 1 codes for MGCVASTIDKDERVQICKERKKLMKQLVGFRGEFADALLAYLRALKNTGVTLRQFTESESLESLDLDNTPYGLALPPSPPPPLPPSPPPPPPFSPDLRKFDENNREEEASQKGSIEIEEDDDDTPLPPPIQSSWYYPWEPFTPSSPHHHHKKSEVVELVEDEKWVETKTEFEEDHKEEAIVKFAVNPLREKPQPVEWVDDDNSSTMSGHTKDTADMPTVVLRGKKTLEGIMRELDDYFLKASAVGKEIAVLVDINGGHTFLSQGFKENNRKNSAKVFSALSWSWSSKSLLVTKEVVDLCGSSEPCRPGAHCITLKKIYAAEQRLYKEVKEEEMTKLEYARKSLLLQKQEDENHDWTKTEKTRLTVESLEAEIVRLQQSISRICSSMLELIDNELYPQLVMLTSGLVQMWKTMNECHLVQNLISQRLNHLHDNPSTDFSTDYHRHAAAQLETEVTYWYSSFCKLIKSQREYVGTLSKWIKLIDRLEDDHQHSGYLSAVRSLCEVWQLSLDKLPDKVASEAIKGLLSAIHSVLLQQVEEYKLQKKSDKLDKRLQKELHSLAEMEIKLEGSSRAANTLSDLSPKHPVSVKRAKMEALKKQVDGENAKYLNAVHVTKAMTVNNLKTSLPIVFQALMGFSSASAQAIEAAVHSHVKPGDSCDVA; via the exons ATGGGCTGTGTTGCATCCACGATTGATAAGGATGAGAGGGTGCAGATTTGCAAGGAGAGGAAGAAGCTAATGAAACAGTTGGTTGGGTTTAGGGGAGAATTTGCAGATGCCCTATTGGCTTATTTGAGAGCATTGAAGAATACTGGAGTAACTCTTCGGCAGTTCACTGAGTCGGAGTCATTGGAGTCACTGGATCTTGACAATACCCCTTATGGCCTGGCATTGCCTCCCTCGCCACCTCCTCCATTGCCTCCATCCCCTCCTCCACCGCCTCCTTTTAGCCCTGATTTGAGAAAGTTCGATGAAAATAATCGGGAGGAAGAAGCTTCCCAAAAAGGAAGCATAGAGATTGAAGAGGATGATGATGATACCCCATTGCCTCCTCCAATCCAGAGCTCGTGGTACTACCCTTGGGAACCTTTTACGCCTTCTTCACCACATCATCATCACAAGAAGAGTGAAGTTGTAGAACTAGTTGAGGATGAGAAGTGGGTAGAGACTAAGACAGAATTTGAAGAAGATCATAAAGAGGAAGCTATTGTGAAATTTGCTGTAAATCCACTTCGTGAGAAGCCACAGCCTGTAGAATGGGTTGATGATGATAATTCATCAACAATGAGTGGGCACACTAAAGACACCGCAGATATGCCCACGGTAGTATTGAGGGGCAAGAAGACATTGGAGGGTATTATGAGGGAGTTAGATGATTATTTCCTTAAAGCATCCGCTGTTGGAAAGGAAATAGCTGTTCTTGTGGACATTAATGGAGGGCACACTTTTCTCTCACAGGGTTTCAAAGAAAACAATA GGAAGAACTCCGCAAAGGTCTTTAGTGCATTGTCATGGAGTTGGTCTTCCAAGTCTCTTCTGGTAACCAAAGAGGTTGTTGATCTTTGTGGCTCTAGTGAACCATGCAGGCCTGGAGCTCATTGCAttacacttaaaaaaatttatgctgCAGAGCAGAGACTTTACAAGGAAGTGAAG GAGGAAGAAATGACCAAACTAGAGTATGCGAGGAAGTCCTTATTACTGCAAAAACAGGAGGATGAGAACCACGACTGGACCAAGACTGAGAAAACTCGATTGACTGTTGAGAGTTTGGAGGCTGAAATAGTACGTCTGCAACAATCAATTAGTAGGATCTGTTCATCTATGTTGGAGCTCATAGATAACGAGCTATACCCTCAGCTGGTTATGCTGACTTCTGG GCTTGTGCAAATGTGGAAGACAATGAACGAGTGTCATCTAGTTCAGAATCTTATCTCCCAGCGGTTGAATCATCTTCATGATAACCCAAGCACGGACTTCAGTACAGATTACCATCGCCACGCAGCAGCTCAGCTTGAAACTGAGGTCACTTACTGGTATAGCAGCTTCTGCAAACTCATAAAGTCTCAAAGGGAGTATGTAGGAACCCTCTCCAAGTGGATTAAACTCATTGACCGCCTCGAAGATGACCATCAACACAGTGGTTACTTATCTGCAGTCCGCAGCCTATGTGAAGTTTGGCAGCTTTCCCTTGACAAATTACCTGATAAG GTAGCCTCAGAGGCCATTAAAGGACTTTTGTCTGCCATCCACTCTGTACTCCTGCAACAGGTAGAGGAATACAAGCTGCAGAAGAAATCTGATAAACTTGACAAAAGATTGCAAAAGGAGTTACACTCACTAGCCGAGATGGAGATAAAACTTGAGGGAAGCTCTCGTGCTGCAAATACACTCTCCGATTTGAGCCCTAAGCATCCTGTATCGGTGAAGCGTGCCAAAATGGAAGCGTTAAAGAAGCAAGTGGACGGCGAGAATGCCAAATATCTGAATGCAGTCCACGTTACGAAGGCCATGACAGTAAACAACTTGAAAACAAGCCTCCCCATTGTATTCCAGGCATTAATGGGATTCTCAAGTGCTTCTGCTCAGGCAATTGAGGCGGCTGTTCACAGCCATGTCAAACCGGGAGATAGCTGTGATGTTGCTTAA